One genomic window of Undibacterium cyanobacteriorum includes the following:
- a CDS encoding HpcH/HpaI aldolase/citrate lyase family protein, with protein MHPSQALFEDQASPVLLPVCDHYAGSEKLMMKSLALQKELGPVFDITFDCEDGASISDDRAHATLIRDLLLSEHNLYRRIGVRVHDSKHPSFATDLSVIVQSCAEQLAFVMLPKVSGVKEVIDAIEQVNQHAATASQRKIPIHVLIETQSALAEVHEIAAIPQVESLSFGIMDFVSSHWNAIPATAMRSPGQFSHPLVMRAKVEIAAACHLHGKVPSHNVTTEFKDMAIVTSDATRAHLEFGYTRMWSIHPDQIRPIVKAMAPRSSEINEAISILQAAQENSWGPINKDGRLHDRASYRYYWSILKRASMSGMKLPDGAQYLLQ; from the coding sequence GATGAAGTCACTTGCTTTACAAAAAGAACTGGGGCCAGTCTTCGACATCACCTTTGATTGCGAAGATGGTGCGTCAATCAGCGATGACCGCGCCCATGCCACCCTGATCCGCGATCTTCTCCTGAGCGAGCACAACTTATATCGTCGCATTGGTGTTCGTGTTCATGATAGTAAACATCCGAGTTTTGCGACCGACCTCAGCGTCATCGTGCAATCCTGCGCAGAACAACTCGCCTTCGTGATGTTACCGAAAGTGTCTGGCGTTAAAGAAGTGATCGACGCGATCGAGCAAGTCAATCAACACGCTGCAACTGCCAGTCAACGCAAGATCCCGATCCACGTCTTGATCGAAACCCAAAGCGCCCTCGCCGAAGTTCATGAAATCGCTGCAATCCCGCAAGTAGAATCGCTCTCTTTTGGCATTATGGATTTTGTCTCTTCCCATTGGAATGCGATTCCTGCCACTGCAATGCGCTCACCGGGACAGTTTTCTCATCCTTTAGTCATGCGTGCCAAAGTCGAAATTGCTGCCGCTTGCCACTTGCACGGCAAAGTTCCTTCGCACAATGTGACCACTGAATTCAAAGATATGGCGATTGTCACGAGCGATGCAACGCGCGCCCATCTGGAGTTTGGATACACCCGGATGTGGAGCATTCACCCCGATCAAATTCGCCCCATCGTCAAAGCGATGGCGCCACGTAGTTCGGAAATCAATGAAGCTATTAGCATCTTGCAAGCCGCACAAGAAAATAGTTGGGGACCGATCAATAAAGATGGGCGTTTGCATGATCGCGCTAGCTATCGCTATTACTGGTCCATCTTAAAACGTGCAAGTATGAGTGGCATGAAATTGCCTGACGGTGCACAATACTTATTGCAATAA
- the acnA gene encoding aconitate hydratase AcnA, with product MSQAAYQDPFKTLKDFKITDTKKGKFFSLPALEKNLGVKVSRLPVSIRIVLESVLRNCDGKKVTEEHVKQLANWGATAARTDEIPFVVSRVVLQDFTGVPLLADLAAMRNVAAKQGKNPKNIEPLVPVDLVVDHSVQIDHFREKKALDLNMKLEFQRNNERYQFMKWGMQAFDTFGVVPPGFGIVHQVNLEYLARGVHKVSDKKKNDVYYPDTLVGTDSHTTMINGIGVVGWGVGGIEAEAGMLGQPVYFLTPDVVGVNLTGALREGCTATDLVLTITEMLRKAKVVGKFVEFFGEGTRSLSLTDRATIANMAPEYGATMGFFPVDEATIDYFKGTGRTKAEIDAFEGYFKAQKMFGIPKKGEIDYTTELTLDLSTVAPSLAGPKRPQDRIEIGNVKSTFTELFGKPVAENGFNKKAEDLEATYTNADGVKVKNGDVLIAAITSCTNTSNPSVLLAAGLLAKKAVEAGLKVPAHIKTSLAPGSRVVTKYLEAAGLLPYLEKLGFGVTAYGCTTCIGNAGDLTPAMNEAIVANDIVAAAVLSGNRNFEARIHPNIRSNFLASPPLVVAYAIAGNVTKDLMTEPVGRVKGKDIYLGDIWPTSAEINKLMKFAMNSKTFKDNYADVKGAPGKLWQDIKGVAEGEVYNWPSSTYIAEPPFFADFTMEPKAAATGISGARALGVFGDSITTDHISPAGSIKESSPAGKWLKENGVLKADFNSYGSRRGNHEIMMRGTFANVRIKNLMIPAKADGSRVEGGETLFQPSGEQMSIYDAAMKYIAEGTPTMIFGGEEYGTGSSRDWAAKGTQLLGVKAVIAKSFERIHRSNLVGMGVLPLQFLAGDSVDSLGITGNESFDLKGIENDIKPQQQVTLVINRADGSKQEVKVLLRIDTPIEVDYYKHGGILPFVLRQLLAA from the coding sequence ATGAGCCAAGCAGCATATCAAGACCCTTTTAAAACGCTAAAGGATTTCAAAATCACCGACACTAAGAAAGGTAAATTTTTTTCTTTGCCAGCCTTAGAAAAAAACCTCGGCGTCAAAGTTTCACGTTTGCCTGTTTCCATTCGTATCGTGTTGGAATCTGTATTGCGTAACTGCGATGGCAAAAAAGTGACCGAAGAACACGTCAAACAATTGGCGAACTGGGGTGCAACTGCAGCCCGTACTGATGAAATTCCATTCGTTGTATCACGCGTAGTTTTGCAAGACTTTACTGGCGTTCCATTGTTGGCAGACTTGGCTGCGATGCGTAACGTTGCGGCAAAACAAGGCAAGAATCCAAAAAATATCGAACCATTGGTACCTGTGGATTTGGTGGTTGATCACTCCGTACAAATCGATCACTTCCGCGAGAAGAAGGCATTGGATTTGAACATGAAATTGGAATTCCAACGCAACAACGAGCGTTACCAATTCATGAAATGGGGCATGCAAGCATTCGACACTTTCGGTGTGGTGCCACCAGGTTTTGGTATCGTTCACCAAGTTAACCTCGAATACTTGGCACGCGGCGTACACAAAGTCAGCGACAAGAAGAAAAACGATGTGTACTACCCAGACACATTGGTCGGTACAGACTCCCACACAACCATGATCAATGGTATCGGTGTTGTTGGCTGGGGTGTCGGTGGTATCGAAGCTGAAGCGGGTATGCTCGGTCAGCCAGTGTATTTCTTGACACCTGACGTGGTTGGTGTGAACTTGACGGGTGCTTTGCGCGAAGGCTGTACAGCAACCGACTTGGTCCTGACCATCACAGAAATGCTGCGTAAAGCAAAAGTCGTTGGTAAGTTCGTAGAGTTCTTCGGCGAAGGCACACGTTCTTTGTCTTTGACAGATCGTGCAACGATCGCCAACATGGCACCAGAATACGGCGCGACCATGGGCTTCTTCCCAGTTGACGAAGCTACCATCGATTACTTCAAAGGCACCGGCCGTACGAAAGCAGAAATCGATGCATTTGAAGGCTACTTCAAAGCCCAGAAAATGTTCGGGATCCCGAAAAAAGGCGAGATCGATTACACCACTGAATTGACTTTGGATTTGTCTACAGTAGCACCATCTTTGGCTGGTCCAAAACGCCCACAAGATCGTATCGAAATCGGCAACGTCAAATCGACATTCACAGAATTGTTCGGCAAACCAGTTGCAGAAAATGGCTTCAATAAAAAAGCTGAAGATTTGGAAGCAACTTACACCAATGCGGATGGCGTGAAAGTCAAAAACGGTGACGTATTAATCGCAGCGATCACTTCTTGCACCAACACATCAAATCCTAGCGTCTTGTTGGCCGCTGGTTTGTTGGCGAAGAAAGCAGTGGAAGCTGGTTTGAAAGTACCTGCACACATTAAAACATCCTTGGCTCCTGGTTCCCGCGTGGTCACCAAATACCTCGAAGCAGCAGGCCTCTTGCCATACTTGGAAAAATTGGGCTTCGGCGTAACCGCCTACGGCTGCACGACCTGTATCGGTAATGCTGGTGATTTGACACCGGCCATGAACGAGGCCATCGTTGCTAACGATATCGTTGCGGCTGCAGTCTTGTCTGGTAACCGTAACTTCGAAGCACGTATTCATCCAAACATCCGCTCCAACTTCTTGGCCTCGCCACCATTGGTCGTAGCGTATGCGATCGCTGGCAATGTCACTAAAGACTTGATGACTGAACCAGTCGGCCGCGTCAAAGGTAAAGATATTTATTTGGGCGATATCTGGCCAACTAGCGCAGAGATCAATAAGTTAATGAAGTTCGCGATGAACTCCAAGACTTTCAAGGACAACTATGCTGACGTCAAAGGCGCTCCAGGCAAGTTGTGGCAAGACATCAAAGGTGTGGCAGAAGGCGAAGTCTACAACTGGCCAAGCTCCACTTACATTGCTGAGCCACCATTCTTTGCTGACTTCACAATGGAACCAAAAGCAGCGGCGACAGGTATCAGCGGCGCTCGCGCTTTGGGCGTGTTTGGTGACTCCATCACAACCGATCACATCTCACCTGCCGGATCCATCAAAGAATCGAGCCCAGCTGGTAAGTGGTTGAAAGAAAACGGCGTGTTGAAAGCAGACTTCAATTCCTACGGCTCACGTCGTGGTAATCACGAAATCATGATGCGCGGCACCTTTGCCAACGTTCGTATCAAGAACTTGATGATCCCTGCGAAAGCAGACGGTTCTCGCGTTGAAGGCGGTGAAACATTGTTCCAACCAAGTGGCGAACAAATGTCGATTTACGACGCAGCGATGAAATACATTGCGGAAGGCACTCCAACCATGATCTTCGGCGGCGAAGAATACGGTACAGGCTCTTCCCGTGACTGGGCTGCGAAAGGTACGCAATTGTTGGGCGTTAAAGCCGTAATCGCAAAGTCCTTTGAACGTATCCACCGCTCCAACTTGGTTGGTATGGGTGTCTTGCCATTGCAATTCTTGGCGGGTGATAGCGTTGATTCCTTGGGCATTACTGGTAACGAGTCTTTCGACCTGAAAGGTATCGAGAACGACATCAAACCACAACAACAAGTAACTCTGGTGATTAACCGCGCTGATGGTAGCAAGCAAGAAGTGAAAGTCTTGTTGCGCATCGATACACCAATCGAAGTTGACTACTACAAGCACGGCGGCATCTTGCCATTCGTGTTGCGTCAGTTGTTAGCGGCGTAA
- the rimO gene encoding 30S ribosomal protein S12 methylthiotransferase RimO produces the protein MSSENSSSPQALSQLAPKVGFVSLGCPKALVDSEQILTQLRAEGYETAKSYDGADLVVVNTCGFIDAAVQESLDAIAEALNENGKVIVTGCLGAKKDAQGNDLITSIHPKVLAVTGPHAVTEVMSAVHEHLPKPHEPFVDLVPPQGVKLTPKHFAYLKISEGCNHRCSFCIIPSMRGDLVSRPIGDVLQEAENLFKAGVKELLVISQDTSAYGVDIKFRTGFWDGKPIKTHMTQLVGALGELAKRYDAWVRLHYVYPYPHVDQIIPLMNNGHVLPYLDVPLQHAHPDVLKRMKRPASGEKNIERIKAWREACPDITIRSTFIAGFPGETEEEFEYLLDFLREAKIDRLGCFAYSPVEGATANEIEGQLPDEVREDRRRRVMELQEQISRERLQAKVGKTLRVLIDSIDRSGGVGRASADAPEIDGVVYVKPPYEPHRKLKVGEFVDVEITAADSHDLWGEAI, from the coding sequence ATGTCCTCAGAAAACTCCTCCAGCCCACAAGCATTGTCACAGCTCGCGCCTAAAGTGGGCTTCGTTTCGCTTGGATGTCCGAAAGCTCTCGTTGATTCCGAACAAATTTTGACGCAATTGCGCGCCGAGGGTTACGAAACTGCGAAGTCTTATGACGGTGCCGATCTTGTAGTCGTCAATACATGTGGCTTTATCGATGCAGCCGTCCAAGAATCCTTGGATGCGATTGCCGAAGCGCTCAATGAGAACGGAAAGGTTATTGTAACGGGCTGCTTGGGGGCGAAAAAAGATGCGCAAGGCAATGATCTGATTACCAGTATTCACCCTAAAGTCTTGGCAGTGACGGGCCCTCATGCCGTCACGGAAGTAATGAGTGCGGTCCACGAACATCTCCCAAAACCACACGAACCTTTCGTTGATTTGGTACCGCCACAAGGTGTGAAACTGACACCGAAACATTTCGCGTATCTCAAAATTTCTGAAGGATGTAATCATCGCTGCAGTTTCTGCATCATCCCATCGATGCGCGGAGATTTAGTGTCACGTCCAATCGGTGATGTTTTGCAGGAGGCTGAGAACTTATTTAAGGCCGGGGTCAAAGAGCTGCTCGTCATCTCTCAAGATACAAGTGCCTACGGCGTTGATATCAAATTCCGTACCGGATTCTGGGATGGCAAACCCATCAAAACCCATATGACGCAATTGGTGGGAGCCTTGGGCGAATTGGCCAAACGTTATGATGCATGGGTGCGTTTGCATTACGTTTATCCCTACCCGCATGTTGATCAAATCATTCCATTGATGAACAACGGCCACGTGTTACCGTATTTGGATGTGCCGCTGCAGCACGCCCATCCTGATGTGCTGAAACGCATGAAACGCCCTGCGAGTGGCGAGAAAAATATTGAACGTATCAAAGCATGGCGTGAAGCGTGTCCTGATATCACGATTCGTTCGACTTTCATCGCTGGCTTTCCAGGTGAAACGGAAGAAGAATTTGAGTATTTATTGGACTTCTTACGCGAGGCGAAAATCGACCGCTTAGGTTGTTTCGCTTATTCACCAGTCGAAGGAGCCACTGCGAATGAGATCGAAGGGCAATTGCCGGATGAGGTTCGTGAAGATCGCCGTCGTCGCGTAATGGAATTGCAGGAACAAATTTCACGTGAGCGTCTGCAAGCCAAGGTCGGTAAAACCTTACGCGTACTGATCGACAGCATCGATCGCAGCGGTGGCGTGGGTCGTGCCTCTGCAGACGCGCCTGAAATCGATGGCGTGGTCTACGTGAAGCCACCGTATGAGCCGCATCGCAAACTCAAAGTTGGTGAGTTTGTTGACGTAGAGATTACAGCTGCAGATTCGCACGATTTGTGGGGCGAAGCCATCTAA
- a CDS encoding cystathionine beta-lyase yields the protein MSKKNYSTSTSLVHPSYQAPQGFAAFPTAIHHASTVLFKDVDTMRARSWHNKSAYTYGLHGTPTSFTLEGQLAAIEGGEHCVLAPSGLSAISLVSLTFLNTGDDVLIPDNAYGPNKEFGEWLKSSFGMSVRYYDPMIGAGVGDLIQANTKLLWTEAPGSVSMEVPDLPALCAVAKSKGVVVALDNTWSAGLALKPFELGVDISMQALTKYQSGGSDVLMGAVITRDGELNKRILTTHMRLGLGVGMDDVYLVLRGLQTMKLRFDAHDQAARKVATWLKARPEIAKVLHPAWEDCPGHEFWKRDFSGAGGLFSVIFDPQFSEEQTDRFVNNLELFKIGFSWGGTHSLCVPYRIEKMRQQWNDQGILVRFNIGLEDTEDLIADIEQAMAKMV from the coding sequence ATGAGCAAGAAAAATTACTCGACCAGCACTTCATTGGTACATCCAAGTTATCAAGCACCTCAAGGCTTTGCAGCCTTCCCCACAGCGATTCATCATGCATCGACTGTCTTGTTTAAAGATGTGGACACCATGCGTGCTCGTAGTTGGCACAATAAGTCCGCCTACACTTACGGATTACACGGAACGCCGACTAGCTTCACTCTCGAAGGTCAGTTGGCGGCGATTGAGGGAGGAGAGCATTGTGTTCTCGCACCGAGCGGCTTGTCAGCGATCAGTCTCGTCAGCTTAACTTTCCTCAACACAGGTGATGATGTCCTCATTCCCGACAATGCCTATGGTCCGAATAAGGAGTTCGGTGAGTGGCTGAAATCGAGTTTTGGCATGAGCGTGCGCTATTACGATCCTATGATTGGTGCGGGAGTTGGCGATCTCATCCAAGCCAATACCAAGTTGCTATGGACTGAGGCACCCGGTTCAGTATCAATGGAAGTGCCAGATTTGCCAGCTTTGTGTGCTGTAGCAAAGAGTAAAGGCGTGGTCGTTGCACTTGATAACACATGGTCGGCGGGGCTTGCTCTGAAACCGTTCGAGCTCGGCGTCGATATCTCCATGCAGGCGCTGACCAAATATCAAAGCGGCGGCTCCGATGTGTTGATGGGCGCGGTGATCACCAGAGATGGTGAACTGAATAAACGCATCCTCACCACCCATATGCGACTGGGCTTAGGTGTTGGTATGGACGACGTGTATTTGGTGTTGCGCGGCCTTCAAACGATGAAGCTACGTTTCGACGCACACGATCAGGCCGCACGCAAAGTCGCAACATGGCTGAAAGCTCGCCCTGAAATTGCGAAAGTGTTGCACCCCGCTTGGGAAGATTGCCCGGGACATGAATTCTGGAAACGTGATTTTTCCGGAGCCGGCGGTTTGTTTTCAGTGATCTTTGATCCGCAGTTCAGCGAAGAGCAAACGGATCGTTTCGTGAATAATTTAGAGTTGTTTAAGATTGGTTTTAGTTGGGGTGGCACGCATAGTCTTTGTGTTCCTTATCGCATCGAAAAAATGCGCCAGCAATGGAACGATCAAGGCATTCTGGTGCGTTTCAATATTGGTTTGGAAGACACAGAAGATTTGATCGCCGACATTGAACAAGCCATGGCAAAAATGGTCTAA
- the phaR gene encoding polyhydroxyalkanoate synthesis repressor PhaR: MNSTKKISKHLIKKYPNRRLYDTQTSSYITLADVKQFVMEHDDFAVVDAKTGEDLTRSILLQIILEAEAGGAPMFSSVALAQIIRYYGHAMQGMMGSYLEKNIQAFIDIQNKLTESTNGFDGKAFSPEMWTQFMNVQGPMMQGMMGNYIDQSKNLFVQMQEQMQNQSKNMFGFPFPTEEKKK; this comes from the coding sequence ATGAATAGCACAAAGAAAATTAGTAAGCATTTAATCAAGAAGTACCCGAATCGCCGTTTGTACGACACACAAACCAGCAGCTATATCACTTTGGCTGATGTGAAGCAATTTGTGATGGAGCACGATGACTTCGCGGTGGTGGATGCAAAGACTGGCGAAGATTTGACACGTAGTATCTTGCTGCAAATCATTTTGGAAGCAGAGGCTGGTGGTGCACCGATGTTTTCTAGTGTCGCTTTGGCCCAGATTATTCGTTACTACGGTCACGCCATGCAAGGCATGATGGGATCGTACTTGGAAAAGAATATCCAAGCGTTTATCGATATCCAAAATAAATTGACCGAGAGCACCAATGGCTTCGATGGTAAGGCCTTTAGCCCAGAAATGTGGACACAGTTCATGAATGTACAAGGTCCAATGATGCAAGGCATGATGGGCAATTACATCGATCAAAGCAAGAACTTGTTTGTTCAAATGCAAGAACAAATGCAAAATCAATCAAAGAATATGTTCGGCTTCCCATTTCCAACGGAAGAAAAGAAGAAGTAA
- the phaC gene encoding class I poly(R)-hydroxyalkanoic acid synthase, whose product MSDNPQSLMMDWMQQWMKQNPMQDWLKQDSQNMFSADSAMLKTIKDFGAEIDPLVLTRLQSEYFVELGNLWKDFLGSKLPEFNDRRFSAADWHKQTMHAYNVAIYLLNARFLGLLTEAVQAPEKKKQKIRFAVQQMVDAMSPANFLATNPEAQAKIIETGGESLRQGITLMLEDMQKGRISLTDESAFEVGRNVATTEGTVIFENRLFQLIQYKPLTKTVHQTPLLMVPPCINKFYILDLQPENSLVRYAIEQGHTVFLVSWANPDQSLSGVTWDDYIEEGAITAIEAVQAISKQEKINTFGFCVGGTILSTALAVLADRGEHPAASVTLLTTLLDFTDTGVLDVFVDELQVAMREQTIGNGGLLPARDLASTFSALRPNDLVWNYVQSNYLKGQRPPAFDLLYWNSDSTNLPGPMLCWYLRNTYLENSLKVPGKLKVAGHPVDLGKIDAPVFVYGSREDHIVPWQSAYASMGLLNPKKKSRNRFVLGASGHIAGVINPASKNKRSYWLNDKTSADAKSWFDAATECPGSWWPEWAEFLSEHGGKMVKAPTKAGAVGYSEIEPAPGRYVKVRAD is encoded by the coding sequence ATGAGTGATAACCCGCAAAGTTTGATGATGGATTGGATGCAGCAATGGATGAAGCAAAATCCAATGCAAGATTGGCTCAAACAAGATTCGCAGAATATGTTTAGCGCAGATTCGGCGATGTTGAAAACGATCAAGGATTTTGGCGCAGAGATCGACCCCCTTGTATTGACCCGTTTGCAGTCAGAATATTTCGTTGAACTCGGCAATCTATGGAAAGACTTTCTCGGATCGAAGCTACCTGAATTTAACGATCGACGTTTCTCAGCAGCCGACTGGCATAAGCAAACCATGCACGCGTATAACGTGGCGATTTATTTGCTCAATGCACGTTTCCTTGGACTACTCACAGAAGCCGTTCAAGCTCCTGAAAAGAAAAAACAAAAAATTCGCTTCGCTGTTCAACAAATGGTCGATGCGATGTCTCCAGCCAATTTCTTGGCGACCAATCCTGAAGCACAAGCGAAGATTATTGAAACCGGCGGCGAGAGCCTGCGCCAAGGTATCACGCTGATGCTGGAAGACATGCAAAAGGGACGTATTTCATTGACGGATGAATCAGCCTTTGAAGTCGGACGCAACGTGGCGACCACTGAAGGCACTGTGATATTTGAAAATCGTTTGTTCCAGCTGATTCAATACAAACCCTTGACTAAGACAGTGCACCAAACGCCTCTATTGATGGTGCCTCCGTGTATCAACAAGTTCTATATTTTGGATTTGCAACCTGAGAATTCCTTGGTGCGTTATGCCATTGAGCAAGGGCACACTGTATTCCTCGTCTCTTGGGCTAATCCCGATCAGAGTTTGTCGGGTGTGACTTGGGACGACTATATCGAAGAAGGTGCAATCACTGCGATCGAGGCCGTTCAAGCGATTTCTAAACAAGAGAAGATCAACACCTTTGGCTTTTGCGTCGGTGGAACGATTCTGAGCACAGCGCTGGCTGTACTGGCAGACCGCGGCGAGCATCCAGCCGCGAGTGTGACACTTTTGACGACCTTGCTTGATTTTACTGATACCGGGGTGTTGGATGTCTTCGTCGATGAGTTGCAAGTCGCCATGCGCGAACAAACCATCGGCAATGGTGGCCTTTTGCCCGCACGTGATTTGGCAAGTACCTTCTCCGCATTGCGCCCTAATGATTTGGTTTGGAATTATGTGCAATCGAATTATCTGAAAGGCCAACGTCCACCGGCTTTTGATCTTTTGTATTGGAACTCTGATAGTACGAATTTACCGGGCCCTATGCTGTGCTGGTATTTGCGCAATACCTATCTTGAGAATAGTTTGAAAGTACCGGGCAAGCTGAAGGTTGCTGGTCATCCAGTTGACCTTGGAAAAATTGATGCGCCGGTATTTGTGTATGGTTCGCGCGAAGATCATATAGTCCCATGGCAATCGGCTTACGCGTCGATGGGCTTGTTGAATCCGAAAAAGAAGAGCCGCAATCGTTTCGTGTTGGGCGCTTCTGGCCATATTGCTGGTGTAATTAATCCGGCTTCGAAAAACAAACGTAGTTACTGGCTCAACGATAAAACATCGGCTGATGCCAAGTCATGGTTTGATGCTGCAACGGAGTGTCCGGGGAGTTGGTGGCCAGAGTGGGCGGAATTTTTATCTGAACATGGTGGCAAAATGGTCAAAGCACCTACCAAAGCTGGTGCAGTAGGGTATAGTGAGATAGAGCCTGCACCTGGACGTTACGTTAAGGTGAGGGCTGATTAA
- a CDS encoding GNAT family N-acetyltransferase: protein MTLSVRNAHPNDAATIHRFVVELAIYEKAEHEVKASIADIEQSIFAVDSPVKAFICEMNGEAIGFAVYFYNYSTWQGRKGMYLEDLYISPKSRGLGAGKFLLQHLAKIAVAEGCGRFEWSVLDWNQPAIDFYHAVGAKPQSEWVKYRLAGDDLLKFADA from the coding sequence GTGACTCTCAGCGTAAGAAATGCCCATCCTAACGATGCAGCGACCATTCACCGCTTTGTGGTGGAGCTCGCAATTTATGAAAAAGCGGAACACGAAGTCAAAGCATCTATCGCCGACATTGAGCAAAGCATTTTTGCTGTCGATTCGCCGGTCAAAGCTTTTATCTGTGAGATGAATGGCGAAGCGATCGGATTTGCCGTGTATTTCTACAATTACTCGACTTGGCAGGGGCGCAAAGGAATGTATTTGGAAGACCTTTACATTTCGCCGAAATCGCGAGGTCTTGGAGCTGGTAAATTCTTGCTACAGCATTTGGCAAAGATTGCGGTCGCTGAAGGTTGCGGTCGTTTTGAGTGGAGCGTACTCGACTGGAACCAACCTGCCATCGATTTCTATCATGCGGTAGGCGCGAAACCTCAATCAGAGTGGGTTAAATATCGCTTGGCGGGCGATGATTTGCTTAAGTTTGCTGATGCTTAG
- the pgeF gene encoding peptidoglycan editing factor PgeF, with translation MSVDQNQVPFLLLPNWLGLPVGVRALSTTRNGGTSLPPYDGGSCGGKRSTGNGFNLGEHVGDDINHVLANRAALESYIEVPVTFLSQIHGNIAIDADDWRPGIEADAVVSTRSKQVCAIQTADCLPVLFAAKNGRVVGAAHAGWRGLAAGVLQNTVKAMRQRGADEITAWLGPAIGPASFEVGKEVKDEFEAVLSQVNHCFTPHGEAKYLANLYALARVALQTVGVVEVTGGEYCTYSDHQRFYSYRRDRVTGRMASLIWRE, from the coding sequence ATGAGTGTAGATCAGAATCAAGTACCGTTCTTACTGCTACCGAATTGGTTGGGCCTGCCCGTAGGTGTCAGAGCCTTGAGCACGACTCGTAATGGCGGCACCAGTTTGCCGCCATATGATGGTGGATCCTGTGGTGGCAAACGGAGCACGGGTAATGGATTCAATTTGGGCGAACATGTTGGTGATGACATAAATCATGTTCTGGCGAATCGTGCCGCTTTAGAATCGTACATTGAAGTTCCTGTCACATTCTTATCACAAATTCATGGCAATATAGCTATCGATGCAGATGATTGGCGTCCGGGAATTGAAGCTGATGCTGTCGTCAGTACACGATCTAAGCAAGTCTGTGCGATTCAAACGGCGGACTGCCTACCAGTGCTTTTCGCGGCAAAAAATGGAAGAGTGGTTGGGGCTGCCCATGCTGGATGGCGCGGCTTGGCAGCGGGTGTTCTTCAGAATACTGTGAAGGCCATGCGTCAGCGAGGCGCAGACGAGATCACCGCGTGGTTAGGGCCAGCGATAGGCCCTGCCAGCTTTGAAGTGGGTAAAGAAGTAAAGGATGAATTCGAAGCGGTGTTGAGTCAGGTGAATCATTGCTTCACTCCGCATGGTGAGGCGAAGTACTTGGCGAACTTGTATGCACTCGCAAGAGTTGCATTGCAGACTGTCGGGGTGGTCGAAGTTACAGGGGGAGAGTACTGCACCTACAGCGATCATCAGCGGTTTTATTCATACCGTAGAGATCGTGTGACAGGTCGAATGGCCAGCCTGATCTGGCGCGAGTAG
- a CDS encoding 3-ketoacyl-ACP reductase: MAKRIAYVTGGMGGIGTSICKRLCKDGFTVVAGCGPNSPRKDKWLADMRAEGYDVHASEGNVSDWESTRAAFEKVRAEIGEVDVLVNNAGITRDGQFRKMSKADWDAVIDTNLNSLFNVTKQVIDGMVERGWGRIINISSVNGQKGQFGQTNYSTAKAGIHGFSMALAQEVATKGVTVNTVSPGYVGTDMVRAIRPDVLEKIVAGIPVKRLAEPEEIASIVAWIASDEGGYATGSDFSINGGLHMG, translated from the coding sequence ATGGCAAAGCGCATCGCTTATGTAACTGGTGGTATGGGTGGTATCGGGACCTCGATTTGCAAACGTCTGTGCAAGGATGGCTTCACAGTCGTTGCAGGTTGCGGACCAAACTCACCACGTAAGGACAAATGGTTGGCAGACATGCGCGCAGAAGGATATGACGTTCACGCTTCTGAAGGTAATGTGTCCGATTGGGAATCCACTCGTGCCGCGTTTGAGAAAGTGCGTGCTGAAATTGGTGAAGTTGACGTCCTCGTTAATAATGCGGGTATCACACGTGATGGTCAGTTCCGCAAAATGAGCAAAGCGGATTGGGATGCGGTTATCGATACCAACCTGAATTCCTTGTTCAACGTGACTAAACAAGTGATCGACGGCATGGTTGAGCGTGGTTGGGGACGTATCATTAACATCTCGTCCGTGAATGGTCAAAAAGGTCAGTTTGGTCAGACTAATTACTCGACTGCGAAAGCAGGTATTCATGGTTTCTCTATGGCATTGGCGCAAGAAGTTGCGACAAAAGGCGTTACCGTGAATACAGTCTCTCCTGGTTATGTCGGTACCGATATGGTGCGTGCGATCCGCCCGGACGTATTAGAGAAAATCGTCGCTGGCATTCCTGTCAAACGTTTGGCAGAACCTGAAGAGATCGCATCTATCGTGGCATGGATTGCCTCCGATGAAGGTGGTTACGCTACAGGATCAGACTTCTCGATCAACGGCGGTCTGCACATGGGTTAA